Proteins encoded within one genomic window of Actinomycetota bacterium:
- a CDS encoding GyrI-like domain-containing protein, whose amino-acid sequence MAKIDLVRELKELYRPSAKKPAIVDVPEMSFLMVDGSGAPESQGFQEACNALYGMAYTLKFMLKKDGRNDYKVMPLEGLWWMKGTREFDINARDSWQWRVMIALPDEVTSADVTRARAELREKKDPPALSELKFKKFAEGKAVQIMYIGPYSDEGPTIQALHGFAAESGFRLTGRHHEIYMGDPRRSAPEKLKTIIRQPVR is encoded by the coding sequence GTGGCCAAAATAGATCTTGTCCGGGAGCTGAAGGAACTCTACAGGCCTTCAGCGAAGAAGCCCGCGATCGTCGATGTGCCGGAGATGAGCTTTCTCATGGTGGATGGCAGCGGCGCCCCCGAAAGCCAGGGATTCCAGGAAGCCTGCAACGCCCTCTATGGAATGGCCTATACGCTCAAGTTCATGCTGAAGAAGGATGGCAGGAACGATTACAAGGTGATGCCGCTTGAAGGCCTCTGGTGGATGAAGGGGACCCGGGAGTTCGACATCAACGCCCGGGACTCATGGCAGTGGCGGGTCATGATCGCCCTGCCGGATGAAGTCACCTCTGCAGATGTGACCAGGGCGAGGGCTGAGCTGCGAGAGAAAAAGGACCCTCCCGCACTGTCTGAGTTGAAGTTCAAAAAATTCGCGGAGGGCAAGGCTGTACAGATAATGTATATCGGCCCATACTCTGACGAGGGTCCGACGATTCAGGCGCTACACGGATTTGCGGCGGAAAGCGGTTTCAGGCTCACCGGCAGGCATCACGAGATCTACATGGGTGATCCCAGGCGTTCGGCGCCGGAAAAACTGAAGACGATCATCAGGCAGCCGGTCAGATGA
- a CDS encoding glycosyltransferase family 4 protein → MHIAIVHGYFLGDSGSAIYTRELAHEFTRQGHEVTLVCQEQHSEAYQFIDHVYDLKGGNREPEAVIERSRLHEGSCRLVRPDIGRRLLTYVAGPFPPFEARPIQDAPDDWIETYIAANIEAMTAAFDLWPPDFVVANHAVLQPFLVQKALDGKAGIPYVVTIHGSELNFTVKHDPRMVPYMVEALGGAGAIATLSESSRDELLELAGRCGLEIEDRTTILPPGVDTRLFTTADDRDDALGTVSPAIDPLLDDVAVFAGRLLWTKGLQHVIAALPLILGKRSRFQLIVVGEGPMRAALEKLVMALGSGDIVKARELAASEPELRTVPEFGPLIPEFSESDELSYIEGARELGRRIHFTGHLSHEQLAPLFAAADISLAPSIFPEAFGLVSIEALAAGALPVATYQSGLRTPLDVVAGEFSEPVFRELAPGVELTRALAASVISILENNPTREMGFREKLHSIAERNFSWATVARGYIELCR, encoded by the coding sequence ATGCATATAGCAATCGTCCACGGATATTTCCTGGGCGACTCCGGCAGCGCCATCTATACCCGCGAACTGGCGCACGAATTCACCCGCCAGGGACACGAGGTCACCCTGGTATGCCAGGAACAGCATTCCGAGGCATATCAGTTCATCGATCATGTCTATGATCTCAAGGGCGGCAACCGCGAACCGGAGGCCGTCATTGAGCGCAGCCGGCTTCACGAGGGCAGCTGCAGGCTGGTCCGTCCGGATATCGGCCGCAGGCTGCTTACCTATGTGGCCGGGCCTTTCCCGCCGTTCGAGGCGCGCCCGATCCAGGATGCGCCTGACGACTGGATAGAGACATATATCGCTGCGAATATCGAGGCGATGACCGCGGCTTTCGATCTCTGGCCGCCCGACTTCGTTGTTGCCAACCACGCAGTTCTGCAGCCGTTCCTGGTGCAGAAGGCGCTCGATGGTAAGGCCGGCATCCCCTATGTCGTCACCATCCACGGGAGCGAACTGAATTTCACTGTGAAGCACGATCCGCGGATGGTGCCTTATATGGTCGAAGCGCTCGGAGGAGCCGGGGCGATCGCCACTCTCAGCGAGAGCAGCAGGGACGAGCTGCTGGAACTTGCCGGGCGATGCGGACTCGAGATCGAAGACAGGACGACTATCCTGCCTCCGGGAGTCGATACCCGTCTTTTCACTACCGCTGACGATCGTGATGACGCTCTGGGCACCGTATCGCCGGCTATCGATCCCCTGCTGGACGACGTCGCTGTTTTTGCCGGCCGGCTGCTATGGACCAAGGGGCTTCAGCATGTCATTGCCGCCCTGCCGCTGATTCTGGGAAAGCGGTCGCGCTTCCAGCTGATCGTTGTCGGGGAAGGTCCTATGCGGGCCGCGCTGGAGAAGCTGGTCATGGCACTGGGGAGCGGCGATATTGTGAAGGCTCGCGAACTGGCGGCATCCGAGCCGGAGTTGAGGACAGTGCCGGAATTCGGCCCCCTGATACCTGAATTCAGCGAAAGTGATGAGCTTTCATATATCGAAGGCGCCCGGGAACTCGGCCGCCGGATCCACTTCACCGGGCATCTTTCCCACGAGCAGCTGGCGCCTCTCTTCGCGGCAGCGGATATCTCCCTGGCTCCGTCCATCTTCCCCGAAGCTTTTGGCCTGGTCAGCATCGAAGCGCTGGCGGCAGGGGCTTTGCCGGTAGCTACCTACCAGTCCGGTCTACGCACGCCGCTGGATGTTGTCGCGGGTGAATTTTCTGAGCCTGTGTTCCGGGAACTGGCTCCGGGCGTCGAATTGACGAGGGCGCTGGCAGCCAGCGTCATATCGATCCTTGAGAATAATCCTACCCGTGAGATGGGTTTCCGGGAGAAACTTCACAGTATCGCCGAGCGTAACTTTTCCTGGGCCACAGTGGCTCGCGGTTACATCGAGCTCTGCAGGTAG
- a CDS encoding gamma-glutamyl-gamma-aminobutyrate hydrolase family protein (Members of this family of hydrolases with an active site Cys residue belong to MEROPS family C26.) translates to MNKVLVIQHIGCEPLGLFALDTEGLAEFIYARPFEGEPVPHSLEGWDNLIILGGPMAVYEPEVNPYLEEELGLIRQAIREDFPMLGICLGSQLIAAASGAAVYPGSRREAGWGEVVLSEAARDDALFAGLSSPMPVFQLHGDTFDLPDGAVRLAANDLYANQAFRMGENIYGLQFHVEVTASLVEEWAVFYRDYIAGAGVSPGSLLEELVPRSESLRPISSQIITGFLGRSRTS, encoded by the coding sequence ATGAACAAAGTGTTGGTCATCCAGCATATCGGGTGCGAGCCGCTCGGCCTTTTCGCCCTGGATACCGAAGGTCTCGCCGAGTTCATCTACGCGCGTCCATTCGAAGGCGAACCGGTCCCGCATTCCCTTGAAGGCTGGGACAACCTGATAATCCTCGGAGGCCCCATGGCCGTCTACGAACCGGAAGTCAATCCTTACCTGGAAGAAGAACTCGGGCTGATCCGGCAGGCGATCCGGGAAGACTTTCCCATGCTGGGTATCTGCCTGGGCTCACAACTGATCGCTGCCGCCAGCGGCGCCGCCGTATATCCGGGATCCCGAAGGGAAGCTGGCTGGGGCGAAGTCGTATTGTCCGAGGCGGCCAGGGATGACGCGCTGTTCGCAGGATTGTCCTCGCCGATGCCGGTGTTCCAGCTACACGGTGACACTTTCGACCTGCCGGACGGGGCTGTGAGGCTGGCCGCAAACGATCTCTATGCCAACCAGGCGTTCAGGATGGGTGAGAATATCTATGGCCTGCAGTTCCATGTGGAAGTCACTGCCAGCCTGGTGGAGGAATGGGCGGTCTTCTACAGGGATTACATCGCTGGGGCCGGCGTATCGCCCGGCAGCCTGCTGGAGGAGCTGGTGCCCCGGAGCGAATCCCTGCGGCCCATATCGTCACAGATCATCACGGGATTCCTGGGAAGAAGTCGAACCAGCTGA
- a CDS encoding PAS domain S-box protein: MLQPQSNRLTLVEALEKLDVHDHLCLIYESREEQLAAVIPFMKIGLERGERCVYIADDNTVAAVMTAMRERGIDVDAAVDAGALSIITKREAYLKEGRFDPDWMIGFLKDAVAAAKADGFSALRATGEMTWVLGGEPGTERLIEYESRLNYFFPDNDCLAICQYDRNRFDPEIIANVIRTHPLVIYGTNICRNFYYIPPDEFLEADRQKGNVETERLLASLLDRERAEAALRDSELAYHTLAESLPGMVYRVFVRENNRMQFFNRAAKEITGYTAEELKEGDVCSIDPIIVEEDQKLVTVEVRYAVAENRPFSIEYRIRHRDGNIRNLIEQGSPVFGADGKPLYIDGIIFDVTERVKAEQALRQSEERLRLMTENAMDVIYRYRIMPEPGFEFVSPSATRITGYTPEEHYADPDLSRKIVHPDDLHLIDEIFSSPEKITAPLTIRWIRKDGRTIWTEQQNVPVFDPDGVLVAIDGIVRDITSRKHAEEAYWTLVDNSLQGLAIFQGMQLVFANRALAAITGYTVEELLAMSPIQLEKNIYPEDRKKVMRHMTDIYEGRDVEPDIKIRFVKNDGSIIWTDSMISLTEYQDKPALQAVYIDITRRKKSEEELVEAHRLLETIFDHTHMMVALLDAQLNFIRVNRAYAQADGKEPAFYTGKNHFDLFPNEENETIFRKVVETGEPFFTSEKPFQYEEHPERGVSYWDWSLVPIMDEAGTVTSLIFTLLDVTERVLSQEAIFRSEQKYHRLFEESKDGIIIVTSAGKIEDINPAGVEMLGYSSREELLALDSDRELFADRGDHNIYLQTLKQQGFVKNYELDLKRKDGTPLVVSITASVVRDNDGKVTSFRGIIRDLTAHRQLEQQLMQAQKMESIGRLAGGIAHDFNNFLTAIHGYIDLAAMDLPDGSPARENLVEAKASSDRAANLSRQLLLFSRRESLNLKPVDLKRVVYDLLKMLDRLIGEQYEIRTDLAADLRTISADTSHLEQVLMNLTVNARDAMPGGGIITIKARNVVVQPGFVKARPDMSPREFVQLSVTDSGVGMNAEVKSRIFEPFFSTKGIGKGTGLGLSVVYGIISQHGGWIDVDSTPGAGTEFDIYFPALDVTPIKEQPEEILIGEIAGSGERILLVEDDDDIRKMVVKSLADHGYLVFEAADAESAMDLYEREEGRFDLVFSDVVLPGHDGVWLVDQLKAQKPELEVLLASGYSEAMDQKLIVERGYRLMRKPYSLAEILTVIHGMVKK; the protein is encoded by the coding sequence ATTCGATCCGGACTGGATGATCGGTTTTCTCAAGGACGCTGTCGCCGCAGCCAAAGCCGACGGCTTCAGCGCTTTGAGGGCTACGGGCGAGATGACCTGGGTGCTGGGCGGCGAGCCGGGCACCGAGAGACTGATCGAATACGAGTCCAGGCTCAACTATTTTTTCCCCGACAATGACTGTCTGGCCATCTGCCAGTACGATCGCAACCGCTTCGACCCGGAGATCATCGCCAATGTGATCCGTACTCATCCGCTTGTGATCTACGGGACCAATATCTGCAGGAATTTCTATTACATACCTCCAGACGAGTTTCTGGAAGCTGACCGCCAGAAGGGAAATGTCGAGACGGAGCGCCTGCTGGCTAGCCTTCTGGACAGGGAGCGTGCCGAGGCGGCCCTTCGCGACAGCGAGCTGGCATATCATACGCTGGCTGAGAGCCTTCCCGGGATGGTTTACAGGGTCTTCGTCCGCGAGAACAATCGCATGCAGTTCTTCAATCGGGCGGCAAAAGAGATCACCGGTTACACGGCTGAAGAACTGAAGGAGGGCGACGTCTGCTCCATCGACCCGATTATCGTTGAAGAAGACCAGAAGCTGGTCACGGTCGAGGTGCGATACGCAGTGGCGGAGAACAGGCCTTTTTCAATCGAATATCGCATCAGGCACAGGGATGGCAACATCCGAAATCTGATCGAACAGGGCTCGCCTGTTTTTGGAGCTGATGGCAAGCCGCTTTATATCGACGGGATCATTTTTGATGTGACCGAGAGGGTGAAAGCCGAGCAGGCCTTGCGGCAAAGCGAAGAGCGACTGCGCCTGATGACTGAAAACGCCATGGATGTGATATACAGATACCGGATCATGCCTGAGCCGGGCTTCGAATTCGTGAGCCCGTCAGCGACCAGGATCACAGGCTATACCCCTGAAGAGCACTATGCTGACCCGGATCTCAGCAGAAAGATCGTTCATCCTGATGATCTGCATCTCATCGACGAGATATTCAGCTCTCCGGAAAAGATCACGGCACCGCTGACTATCCGCTGGATCCGCAAGGATGGCAGGACCATCTGGACCGAGCAGCAGAATGTCCCGGTTTTTGATCCCGACGGTGTTCTTGTCGCAATCGACGGCATTGTCAGGGATATCACCAGCCGAAAACACGCGGAAGAGGCCTACTGGACCCTGGTCGACAATTCGCTGCAGGGCCTCGCGATCTTCCAGGGGATGCAGCTGGTATTCGCCAACAGGGCATTGGCCGCAATCACGGGATATACGGTTGAAGAGCTGCTTGCCATGTCACCTATACAGCTCGAGAAGAATATTTACCCGGAAGACCGCAAGAAGGTCATGCGGCACATGACGGATATATACGAGGGCAGGGATGTCGAGCCGGACATCAAGATCAGGTTTGTCAAAAATGATGGCAGCATCATCTGGACCGATTCGATGATCAGCCTCACGGAGTACCAGGATAAGCCGGCTTTGCAGGCTGTTTACATCGACATAACCCGGCGAAAAAAGTCGGAGGAGGAGCTGGTCGAGGCCCACCGGCTGCTGGAGACGATATTCGATCATACTCACATGATGGTCGCTTTGCTTGATGCGCAGTTGAACTTTATCAGAGTAAATCGCGCCTATGCTCAAGCAGACGGGAAAGAGCCGGCTTTTTACACCGGAAAAAATCATTTCGACCTATTTCCTAATGAGGAGAACGAAACAATCTTCAGGAAGGTCGTCGAGACTGGTGAGCCGTTCTTCACTTCTGAGAAGCCATTCCAGTATGAGGAGCACCCCGAGCGAGGCGTCAGCTACTGGGACTGGAGCCTGGTACCGATCATGGACGAGGCCGGGACGGTCACATCACTAATCTTTACGCTGCTCGATGTTACAGAGCGCGTCCTGTCGCAGGAAGCCATCTTCAGAAGTGAGCAGAAATACCACCGGCTCTTCGAGGAGTCCAAGGACGGGATCATCATAGTCACGTCTGCGGGAAAGATCGAGGACATAAATCCCGCTGGTGTCGAGATGCTTGGATATTCATCAAGGGAGGAACTGCTGGCTCTTGATTCCGATCGCGAGCTTTTCGCGGATCGGGGTGACCACAACATTTATCTGCAGACGCTGAAGCAACAGGGCTTCGTGAAGAATTACGAACTCGACCTGAAACGAAAAGACGGCACACCACTCGTAGTATCGATCACCGCCAGTGTGGTCAGGGACAATGATGGTAAAGTGACGTCTTTCAGGGGCATAATCCGAGATCTCACGGCTCACCGTCAGCTGGAGCAGCAGTTGATGCAGGCCCAGAAGATGGAGAGTATCGGCCGGCTCGCGGGCGGAATCGCCCATGACTTCAATAATTTCCTGACGGCCATCCACGGGTATATCGACCTGGCCGCCATGGACCTGCCGGATGGCAGCCCGGCCAGGGAAAATCTGGTGGAGGCAAAAGCCTCAAGCGATCGCGCGGCCAACCTGTCCCGGCAGCTGTTGCTGTTCAGCCGCAGGGAAAGCCTTAATCTGAAGCCTGTGGACCTCAAGCGGGTCGTCTATGACCTGCTGAAGATGCTCGACAGGTTGATCGGTGAGCAATATGAGATCAGGACGGACCTGGCCGCTGATCTCAGGACAATCAGTGCCGATACCAGCCACCTGGAACAGGTGTTGATGAATCTTACCGTGAACGCACGTGATGCCATGCCTGGCGGCGGCATCATTACCATCAAAGCCAGGAATGTTGTTGTCCAGCCGGGATTCGTCAAGGCAAGGCCGGACATGAGTCCGCGGGAATTCGTGCAACTTTCTGTAACCGACAGTGGAGTTGGCATGAACGCAGAAGTCAAATCGCGTATCTTTGAACCGTTCTTCAGCACCAAGGGGATCGGCAAGGGTACGGGCCTTGGGCTATCCGTGGTCTACGGCATAATCAGCCAGCACGGTGGCTGGATCGATGTCGACAGTACGCCTGGCGCGGGCACCGAGTTCGACATCTACTTTCCGGCTCTAGATGTGACACCCATTAAAGAGCAGCCAGAGGAAATCCTCATAGGTGAGATAGCCGGCAGCGGTGAGAGGATCCTGCTGGTGGAGGACGACGATGATATCCGGAAGATGGTCGTCAAATCATTAGCCGACCATGGGTACCTGGTTTTCGAAGCCGCGGATGCCGAGTCGGCCATGGATCTGTATGAACGGGAGGAAGGCCGATTCGACCTGGTCTTCAGCGATGTCGTACTTCCAGGTCATGACGGTGTATGGCTGGTCGACCAGCTGAAGGCGCAGAAACCGGAGCTGGAAGTATTGCTTGCCAGTGGCTACAGCGAGGCTATGGATCAGAAGCTGATCGTCGAGCGGGGCTATCGTCTGATGCGCAAGCCGTACTCACTTGCTGAGATCCTGACGGTCATCCATGGAATGGTAAAGAAATAA